In one window of Chryseobacterium phocaeense DNA:
- a CDS encoding IS1096 element passenger TnpR family protein yields the protein MVYKIRVILDAKEDIFRDIEVKGKQSLWNLHLGIKSAFSLQGDELSTFNMLEDDGTIVKSVPLEDMSDDGDGEIMSDVYIDEAFEKAGDKAQFQYGLLDLWEFFCELVEVIDETKGVIYPITVYRFGNVPLKAPSKNGNAGGKKKSAMPLMDDDFSFDDDFGGNTSFEDEDDDNFDDEEEENYDDDVFEDDEDNDDER from the coding sequence ATGGTTTACAAGATCCGCGTAATATTAGATGCGAAAGAGGATATTTTCCGTGATATTGAAGTAAAGGGAAAACAATCACTATGGAACTTACATTTAGGAATTAAAAGTGCGTTCAGTCTTCAGGGAGACGAGCTTTCTACTTTTAATATGTTGGAAGATGACGGAACAATAGTTAAAAGCGTTCCACTGGAAGATATGAGTGACGATGGTGACGGCGAAATTATGTCTGATGTGTACATTGATGAGGCTTTTGAAAAAGCAGGCGATAAAGCACAGTTTCAATACGGGCTTCTTGACCTTTGGGAATTTTTCTGTGAGCTTGTAGAGGTGATTGATGAAACAAAAGGCGTTATTTATCCTATTACAGTATACAGATTCGGAAATGTTCCGTTAAAAGCACCTAGCAAAAACGGAAATGCAGGAGGTAAAAAGAAATCCGCAATGCCTTTGATGGATGATGATTTCAGCTTTGATGATGATTTCGGAGGAAATACCAGTTTCGAAGATGAGGACGATGACAATTTTGATGACGAGGAAGAAGAAAACTACGATGATGATGTTTTTGAAGATGATGAGGACAATGATGATGAAAGATAA
- a CDS encoding sensor histidine kinase has product MKFYRLTLVASCLLTLVMFLLVIIFDSLKDIYYQTPFFKIGLFICLILIFIINYVVLELLFNYYGKKQVRGLSQMLPQEIVHNNNENITIRELGERFSDLNQQQVTEIDMMKEMESYRKEYIGNVSHELKTPLFSIQGYVETLRDGGVDNLTIRDKYLERIDKSVERLIAIVTDLDMINRLEAGEISISVSKFDVNLLIKEIFELLEFEAEKHNTTLQIQTLHPQIFVDADKQKISQVFINLISNAIHYANRQEAKVVVKTSVLKNKVLIEVIDNGMGIKAEILPRIFERFYRVETSRSRREGGSGLGLAIVKHILEAHHENITVESVYLEGTKFSFMLEKSK; this is encoded by the coding sequence ATCTTCGATTCACTGAAGGATATCTATTACCAGACCCCTTTCTTTAAAATAGGCCTTTTTATCTGCCTGATCCTTATTTTTATCATCAATTATGTGGTTCTGGAACTCCTTTTCAACTACTATGGAAAAAAGCAGGTACGCGGGCTCTCCCAGATGCTTCCCCAGGAAATTGTTCACAACAATAATGAAAACATTACCATCCGTGAGTTGGGGGAAAGATTCTCGGATCTCAACCAGCAGCAGGTAACCGAGATCGATATGATGAAGGAAATGGAAAGCTACCGTAAAGAGTATATCGGAAACGTTTCCCATGAACTTAAAACACCGTTATTTTCTATCCAGGGTTATGTGGAAACCCTTAGGGACGGCGGTGTGGATAACCTTACCATTCGCGACAAATACCTGGAAAGAATTGATAAATCAGTAGAAAGGCTCATTGCCATTGTTACGGATCTCGATATGATCAACAGGCTTGAGGCAGGAGAGATCAGCATCAGTGTTTCAAAATTTGATGTCAATCTTTTAATCAAAGAAATTTTTGAACTTCTTGAATTTGAAGCGGAAAAACACAATACCACACTTCAGATTCAGACCCTGCATCCGCAGATTTTTGTAGATGCAGATAAACAGAAGATTTCCCAGGTTTTTATTAATTTAATTTCCAATGCCATCCATTACGCCAACAGGCAGGAAGCAAAAGTTGTGGTAAAAACCAGTGTCCTTAAAAATAAAGTATTGATAGAGGTCATTGATAACGGAATGGGAATAAAAGCTGAGATTCTTCCGAGGATTTTTGAAAGGTTCTACCGAGTGGAAACCAGCAGAAGCAGAAGGGAAGGAGGTTCAGGGCTTGGACTGGCCATTGTGAAGCACATTCTTGAAGCTCACCACGAAAATATCACCGTAGAAAGTGTCTATCTTGAAGGCACTAAATTCAGTTTTATGCTTGAAAAAAGCAAATAA